A genome region from Constrictibacter sp. MBR-5 includes the following:
- a CDS encoding Zn-dependent hydrolase codes for MRNSPDPAAIAEAALARLPMADALFEQIRAATADTAGVTRPAWSPQDRMAADMATAVARDLGLEIRTDAAGNYFYTLPGRDRSAPAIMTGSHFDSVPKGGNYDGLAGIVAGLVGLAALKDTGFEPACDVTVIGMTGEESVWYGIAYVGSRLATGVLPPAQLDTLLRDDSGRSLASHMADVGIDIAALRASGPSVTPANTRAFLELHIEQGPVLIGEDVAVAIPTTIRGNVRFPYACCMGSYDHSGATPRAYRSDAALAVVELLARLEAWWVEQEASGVPDTVFTVGKLFTDRAEHTMTKVPGRIDFTLNIGGTTQPFLDQGRDLTYALAKEIAAARRVTFELGECVGSSPTPLDPDLRRLLVETAGGLSLPVREFATVGHDASIFARAGIPAAMLLVRNENGSHNPHEAMTIADFGEGARLLAATIATLAG; via the coding sequence GTGAGAAACAGTCCCGATCCCGCCGCGATCGCCGAGGCGGCGCTCGCTAGGCTGCCGATGGCCGATGCCCTGTTCGAGCAGATCCGCGCGGCCACCGCCGACACCGCCGGGGTGACGCGCCCGGCCTGGAGCCCGCAGGACAGGATGGCGGCCGACATGGCCACTGCCGTCGCCCGCGATCTCGGGCTGGAGATCCGCACCGACGCCGCCGGGAATTACTTCTACACGCTGCCCGGCCGCGACCGCAGCGCCCCCGCGATCATGACCGGCTCCCACTTCGACTCGGTGCCGAAGGGCGGCAATTATGACGGCCTTGCGGGCATCGTCGCGGGGCTCGTCGGCCTCGCCGCGCTGAAGGACACGGGCTTCGAGCCGGCCTGCGACGTCACGGTCATCGGCATGACCGGCGAGGAGAGCGTCTGGTACGGCATCGCCTATGTCGGCAGCAGGCTCGCGACGGGGGTGCTGCCGCCGGCGCAGCTCGATACGCTGCTGCGCGACGACAGCGGGCGTTCGCTGGCATCTCACATGGCGGACGTCGGCATCGACATTGCCGCACTGCGTGCGTCGGGGCCCAGCGTCACGCCGGCCAACACCCGCGCCTTCCTCGAGCTGCATATCGAGCAGGGGCCGGTCCTGATCGGCGAGGACGTCGCGGTCGCGATCCCGACCACGATCCGGGGCAACGTGCGCTTCCCCTACGCCTGTTGCATGGGCAGCTACGACCATTCCGGCGCCACGCCGCGCGCCTATCGCTCGGACGCCGCCCTCGCGGTTGTGGAACTGCTGGCACGGCTGGAGGCCTGGTGGGTGGAGCAGGAGGCCTCGGGCGTACCCGATACGGTGTTCACCGTTGGCAAGCTGTTCACCGATCGCGCCGAGCACACCATGACCAAGGTGCCGGGGCGGATCGACTTCACGCTGAACATCGGCGGCACGACCCAGCCGTTCCTCGACCAGGGGCGCGACCTGACCTACGCCCTGGCGAAGGAGATCGCAGCGGCGCGGCGGGTGACCTTCGAACTGGGCGAATGTGTCGGCTCCAGCCCGACGCCGCTCGACCCGGACTTGCGCCGACTCCTGGTGGAGACGGCGGGCGGCCTGAGCCTTCCGGTCCGCGAATTCGCCACCGTCGGTCACGATGCGTCGATCTTCGCGCGCGCCGGCATTCCGGCGGCGATGCTGCTCGTCCGCAACGAGAACGGCAGCCACAATCCGCACGAGGCCATGACGATCGCGGATTTCGGCGAGGGAGCGAGGCTGCTCGCCGCGACCATCGCCACGCTCGCCGGCTGA
- a CDS encoding type III PLP-dependent enzyme, whose product MTARIRRYIAEKAPATPCLIMDLDVVEQKYEELRRALPFATIYYAMKANPAPEILQLLSGLGSSFDAASIYEIRDVLMNGASPERVSFGNTIKKKADIAAAYELGVRLFAFDSECELDKLAEAAPGARVFCRIVMTGEGSDWPLGRKFGCEAEMARDLLIAARDKGLEPYGVSFHVGSQQRDVGQWDLAVGRTAMLFTELSERGINLRMVNVGGGFPARYTTDAPETEDHAEAIMAALTKHFGNHLPEVVVEPGRSMVGDAGMIHSEVVLVSHKSYDDDERWVYLDIGKFGGLAETMDEAIKYRISTSRDGGPTSRVILAGPTCDEVDVMYRKTPYELPVDLRPGDKVDFMSAGAYTSTYCSVGFNGLPPLRTVFA is encoded by the coding sequence ATGACTGCACGCATCCGCCGATATATAGCGGAGAAGGCACCCGCGACTCCGTGCCTGATCATGGACCTCGACGTCGTCGAGCAGAAATACGAAGAACTGCGCCGCGCCCTGCCGTTCGCCACCATCTACTATGCGATGAAGGCGAATCCGGCTCCGGAGATCCTGCAGCTTCTGTCCGGTCTCGGCTCCAGCTTCGACGCTGCGAGCATATACGAGATTCGTGACGTTCTTATGAATGGTGCTTCGCCCGAGCGCGTGTCGTTCGGCAACACCATCAAGAAGAAGGCCGACATCGCCGCCGCCTACGAACTCGGCGTGCGTCTGTTCGCCTTCGACAGCGAGTGCGAACTCGACAAGCTGGCCGAGGCGGCTCCCGGTGCGCGCGTCTTCTGCCGCATCGTGATGACCGGCGAAGGCTCGGACTGGCCGCTCGGACGCAAGTTCGGCTGCGAGGCCGAGATGGCACGCGACCTGCTGATCGCGGCCCGTGACAAGGGTCTGGAGCCTTACGGGGTTTCCTTCCATGTCGGGTCGCAGCAGCGGGACGTCGGCCAGTGGGACCTGGCGGTCGGCCGCACGGCGATGCTGTTCACCGAGCTGAGCGAGCGCGGCATCAACCTGCGCATGGTCAATGTCGGCGGGGGCTTCCCGGCGCGCTACACGACCGATGCGCCGGAGACCGAAGACCACGCCGAGGCGATCATGGCGGCGTTGACGAAGCACTTCGGCAACCACCTTCCCGAGGTGGTGGTCGAGCCCGGCCGCTCGATGGTCGGCGATGCCGGCATGATCCACAGCGAGGTCGTGCTGGTCTCGCACAAGAGCTACGACGACGACGAGCGCTGGGTCTATCTGGACATCGGCAAGTTCGGCGGTCTCGCCGAGACGATGGACGAGGCGATCAAGTACCGGATCTCGACCTCGCGTGACGGGGGCCCGACCTCGCGCGTGATCCTGGCCGGACCGACCTGCGACGAAGTGGACGTCATGTACCGCAAGACGCCCTACGAGTTGCCGGTCGACCTGCGGCCCGGCGACAAGGTCGATTTCATGTCGGCCGGTGCCTACACCTCGACCTACTGCTCGGTCGGCTTCAACGGCCTGCCGCCGCTGCGGACCGTCTTCGCCTGA
- a CDS encoding CoA transferase, producing MSYAHPYRGLRVLDLGQGVAAPYCAQLLAIYGAEVIKVEPPEGDWGRSLGTTYAGRQSAVSAVFNRGKKSLVLDLRKEEARAVARRLAVQADVLIEGFRPGVAARLGLGYESLKTENPRLLYVSVSGFGQSGPYAARPCSDSAAQAFSGLIHAARGPDGTPHKSTAILSDVSTGLYAYQAVATALYARRDAAEGRWIDVSLMTGSAALLGHKLAEAMLEGGAPRLLNAPAGVYKTADGWIMITLVREDQFRKLCAILGQPALAEDPLFATFAQRADHIDRLVPIIRDLLLADTTDAWLAKLRAADLICDRINDFGDWLKDGHVQAVGAAVSTEHPGVGTVHVPRTPGAERASDDTIGLAPGLGQHSRSVLAAAGWSEAEIEGLIAAGAVAD from the coding sequence ATGAGCTATGCCCATCCCTATCGCGGCCTGCGGGTGCTCGACCTCGGCCAGGGCGTGGCCGCCCCCTACTGCGCGCAGCTCCTCGCCATCTACGGCGCCGAGGTGATCAAGGTGGAGCCGCCGGAAGGCGACTGGGGCCGCAGCCTAGGCACCACCTATGCCGGCCGCCAGTCCGCCGTTTCGGCGGTCTTCAACCGCGGCAAGAAGAGCCTCGTCCTCGACCTGCGCAAGGAGGAGGCCCGCGCCGTGGCGCGCCGGCTCGCGGTCCAAGCGGACGTGCTGATCGAGGGCTTCCGGCCGGGGGTCGCAGCGCGGCTGGGCCTCGGCTACGAGAGCCTGAAGACGGAGAACCCCCGCCTGCTCTACGTCTCGGTGAGCGGCTTCGGGCAGAGCGGTCCGTACGCCGCCCGCCCCTGCTCGGATTCAGCCGCCCAGGCCTTCTCCGGCCTGATCCACGCCGCCCGCGGACCGGACGGGACGCCGCACAAGAGCACCGCCATCCTCTCGGACGTCTCGACCGGTCTCTACGCCTACCAGGCAGTCGCGACCGCTCTCTATGCCCGGCGCGACGCCGCGGAGGGGCGCTGGATCGACGTCAGCCTGATGACCGGCTCGGCGGCCCTGCTCGGCCACAAGCTGGCGGAGGCGATGCTGGAAGGCGGGGCGCCGCGCCTGCTCAACGCCCCCGCGGGGGTCTACAAGACCGCGGACGGCTGGATCATGATCACCCTCGTGCGCGAGGATCAGTTCCGCAAGCTGTGCGCGATCCTGGGCCAGCCTGCCCTCGCCGAAGACCCGCTGTTCGCCACCTTCGCCCAGCGCGCGGACCATATCGACCGCCTGGTGCCGATCATCCGCGACCTGCTCCTGGCGGATACAACCGATGCATGGCTGGCGAAGCTGCGCGCCGCCGACCTGATCTGCGACCGCATCAATGATTTCGGCGACTGGCTGAAGGACGGCCATGTCCAGGCCGTCGGTGCGGCCGTGTCGACCGAGCATCCCGGCGTCGGGACCGTGCACGTGCCGCGCACGCCCGGTGCTGAGCGGGCCAGCGACGACACGATCGGCCTCGCCCCTGGCCTCGGGCAGCACAGCCGCAGCGTTCTCGCCGCGGCCGGCTGGAGCGAGGCGGAGATCGAGGGGCTGATCGCCGCCGGTGCCGTCGCCGACTGA
- a CDS encoding NADPH:quinone oxidoreductase family protein, protein MRAVLCRDAGGIDSLKVEEVAAPDMIAGGVRIAVEAAGVSFANLLVIAGRHQNKPPNPFVPGTEIAGIVIEVAEGVGHVQPGDRVCAGLPWGGFAEEAVVDGDNVFRIPAGLGYDAATQFPTIYATAYGALTWRARLQPGEVLLVHGAAGASGLAAVEVGKALGATVIATAGSDEKLAVARAHGAYHCIDYGKTDFRDAVLELTGGLGADVIFDPVGGDVFDKSLRCIAPEGRIIPMGFAGGRIPQVPANLLLVKNIDVIGVYWGYYMAWGKTRASAAKRARVRELYAEMFALFEQGKLAPLTYRSLPLDRFAEALRLVENRSVMGKIVLVPYASEAQP, encoded by the coding sequence ATGCGCGCCGTTCTCTGCCGGGACGCCGGCGGCATCGACAGCCTGAAGGTCGAGGAAGTCGCCGCCCCCGACATGATCGCCGGCGGCGTCCGCATCGCCGTCGAGGCGGCCGGGGTGAGCTTCGCCAACCTGCTGGTCATCGCCGGGCGCCACCAGAACAAGCCGCCCAATCCCTTCGTGCCGGGCACGGAGATCGCCGGCATCGTGATCGAGGTGGCCGAAGGCGTCGGCCACGTACAGCCGGGCGACCGCGTCTGCGCCGGCCTTCCCTGGGGCGGCTTCGCCGAGGAGGCGGTGGTCGACGGCGACAACGTCTTCCGCATTCCGGCGGGTCTCGGCTACGACGCCGCAACCCAGTTTCCGACAATCTACGCCACCGCCTACGGCGCGCTCACCTGGCGGGCCCGCCTGCAGCCGGGCGAGGTGCTGCTGGTGCACGGGGCGGCCGGCGCCAGCGGCCTCGCCGCGGTCGAGGTCGGCAAGGCGCTCGGCGCGACCGTCATCGCCACCGCCGGCAGCGACGAGAAGCTGGCGGTTGCCCGCGCGCACGGTGCCTACCACTGCATCGACTACGGCAAGACCGACTTCCGCGATGCCGTTCTGGAGCTGACGGGCGGCCTCGGTGCCGACGTGATCTTCGATCCTGTCGGCGGCGACGTCTTCGACAAGTCGCTGCGCTGCATCGCCCCCGAAGGGCGCATCATTCCCATGGGCTTCGCGGGCGGGCGCATCCCGCAGGTGCCAGCCAACCTGCTGCTGGTCAAGAACATCGACGTGATCGGCGTCTATTGGGGCTACTACATGGCCTGGGGCAAGACGCGGGCGAGTGCCGCGAAGCGCGCCCGCGTCCGCGAGCTCTATGCGGAAATGTTCGCCCTGTTCGAACAGGGCAAGCTCGCCCCCCTCACCTACCGGAGCCTGCCGCTCGACCGGTTCGCGGAAGCGCTGCGCCTCGTCGAGAACCGCAGCGTCATGGGCAAGATCGTCCTCGTTCCCTATGCGTCGGAGGCCCAGCCATGA
- a CDS encoding crotonase/enoyl-CoA hydratase family protein, whose translation MNAPQTDKVLVEKDGHVTIITINRPHVRNAIDNETAAALTAAFHAFDADDTARVAILTGAGGTFCSGADLKALAGGDDYEPWAGHPDGPCHDLLSKPMIAAVAGYACAGGLGMALRCDLRVAEEGATFAVLSRRWGVPMSDGTTVQLPRIVGLGRSLDMLLTARHVGAAEAVAMGLADRLAPAGKALEVARELAHQIAAFPQIAMRSDRMSTIRQFDLPRADAIRQEMELAAEARRIEAQAGAARFAEGAGRHGKVGGN comes from the coding sequence ATGAACGCGCCGCAGACCGACAAGGTGCTCGTCGAGAAGGACGGGCATGTCACGATCATCACCATCAATCGCCCGCACGTCCGCAACGCGATCGACAACGAGACGGCAGCCGCGCTGACCGCCGCGTTCCACGCGTTCGATGCCGACGACACGGCACGCGTCGCCATCCTGACCGGCGCCGGCGGCACCTTCTGTTCCGGCGCCGACCTCAAGGCGCTCGCCGGCGGGGACGATTACGAGCCCTGGGCGGGCCACCCCGACGGCCCCTGCCACGACCTGCTGTCGAAGCCGATGATCGCGGCGGTCGCTGGCTATGCCTGCGCCGGCGGACTCGGCATGGCGCTGCGCTGCGACCTGCGCGTCGCCGAGGAGGGTGCCACCTTCGCCGTGCTCTCGCGCCGCTGGGGCGTACCGATGAGCGACGGGACGACCGTGCAGCTGCCGCGGATCGTCGGGCTCGGCCGGTCGCTCGACATGCTGCTGACGGCACGTCACGTCGGCGCCGCCGAAGCGGTGGCGATGGGCCTTGCCGACCGACTCGCCCCCGCCGGCAAGGCGTTGGAAGTGGCAAGAGAACTGGCGCACCAGATCGCCGCCTTCCCCCAGATCGCGATGCGGTCGGACCGGATGTCGACGATCCGACAGTTCGACCTGCCGCGTGCCGATGCGATCCGCCAGGAGATGGAACTGGCCGCGGAGGCCAGACGGATCGAGGCGCAGGCCGGTGCGGCACGCTTCGCCGAAGGTGCGGGCCGCCACGGCAAGGTCGGGGGGAACTGA
- a CDS encoding TetR/AcrR family transcriptional regulator — MGRAVGRPRQDEADLAVRQAEILDAAAHAFMDQGFAATTLDRVADRLGATKGAVYYYYRSKSDLFFAVHRRAMELTRDALEPAATGAGGPLERLRRMAHAHALLMMEQLPYLRVAAQGLELHLLGRTTEGERAGLREIAALRDANERFYVGVIEEGAAAGLFRTVDARLLAKPVLGALNWTSRWYQPRPGETPEDRNRIAVELAEFVVRALVR; from the coding sequence ATGGGAAGAGCCGTCGGTCGGCCGAGACAGGACGAAGCGGATCTCGCCGTCAGGCAGGCGGAGATCCTGGATGCCGCCGCGCACGCCTTCATGGACCAGGGCTTTGCGGCGACCACGCTCGACCGGGTCGCCGATCGCCTCGGCGCGACCAAGGGCGCGGTCTACTACTATTATCGCAGCAAGTCGGACCTGTTCTTCGCCGTCCACCGCCGCGCCATGGAACTGACGCGCGACGCGCTGGAGCCGGCCGCGACGGGCGCGGGCGGGCCGCTGGAGCGGCTGCGCCGGATGGCGCACGCGCACGCGCTGCTGATGATGGAACAGCTTCCCTATCTGCGCGTCGCCGCCCAGGGGCTGGAGCTGCACCTGCTCGGCCGGACGACGGAGGGCGAGCGGGCCGGCCTGCGGGAGATCGCGGCCCTGCGCGACGCCAACGAGCGGTTCTATGTGGGGGTGATCGAGGAGGGGGCGGCCGCGGGCCTGTTTCGGACGGTCGATGCGCGCCTGCTCGCGAAGCCTGTGCTCGGCGCGCTGAACTGGACGTCGCGGTGGTATCAGCCGCGGCCCGGGGAGACGCCGGAGGATCGCAACCGCATTGCCGTGGAGCTCGCGGAGTTCGTGGTGCGGGCGCTCGTGCGATAG
- a CDS encoding cupin domain-containing protein, whose product MPHDGHEHSHAPEDGWKHSGVRVIPADSLDTNTASTPGMNRAAAINLARVGAQKIWAGTVHIHANAKTGAHHHGPLESVIYVIRGKARMRWGEKLEYVAEAGPGDFIYVPPYVPHQEINASSDETLECVLVRSDNEAVVVNLDIEPVEKPENVAWVDPIHKGNA is encoded by the coding sequence ATGCCCCACGATGGGCACGAGCATAGTCACGCACCCGAGGACGGCTGGAAGCACAGCGGCGTACGAGTCATTCCCGCCGACAGCCTGGACACGAACACGGCCAGCACGCCGGGCATGAATCGGGCCGCCGCGATCAATCTGGCCCGCGTCGGCGCCCAGAAGATCTGGGCCGGCACCGTCCACATCCACGCCAACGCCAAGACCGGCGCGCACCATCACGGCCCGCTGGAGAGCGTGATCTACGTGATCCGCGGCAAGGCGCGGATGCGCTGGGGCGAGAAGCTGGAATATGTGGCCGAAGCGGGTCCCGGCGACTTCATCTACGTGCCGCCCTACGTTCCGCACCAGGAGATCAACGCCTCCTCCGACGAGACGCTGGAATGCGTCCTGGTGCGCAGCGACAATGAAGCTGTCGTCGTCAATCTGGACATCGAGCCGGTCGAGAAGCCGGAGAACGTCGCGTGGGTCGACCCGATCCACAAGGGCAACGCCTGA
- a CDS encoding TauD/TfdA family dioxygenase produces the protein MRNSLEVRPLTGSIGAEIHGVDIADDLDDGTIGAIRQALLDHCVVFFRDQNLEPERHKAFARRFGPIFVHPFLRSKSTDPEIVEITREPGDTRIVGEDWHADTTMMPEPPMGAILYGVEVPPYGGDTLFANQYLAYETLSDGMKRMLEGMRALHSDRLVTGPAAAAKINAGRSTKTRDDSEWRETITAHPVVRTHPETGRKLLFVNRSYTVGFEDMTEAESRPLLDFLMEHGNQPEMTCRFRWRQGSVAFWDNRACKHLAINDAGQYRRVMRRVQVAGDAPR, from the coding sequence ATGCGCAACAGCCTCGAGGTGCGGCCGCTGACGGGGTCGATCGGCGCCGAGATCCACGGCGTCGACATCGCCGACGATCTGGACGACGGCACGATTGGCGCGATCCGCCAGGCACTGCTCGATCACTGCGTCGTCTTCTTCCGCGACCAGAATCTGGAGCCGGAGCGGCACAAGGCGTTCGCCAGGCGCTTCGGCCCGATCTTCGTCCACCCTTTCCTGCGGTCGAAAAGCACCGACCCGGAAATCGTCGAGATCACGCGCGAGCCCGGCGATACGCGCATCGTCGGCGAGGACTGGCACGCCGACACCACGATGATGCCGGAGCCGCCGATGGGCGCCATCCTCTATGGCGTCGAAGTTCCGCCCTATGGCGGCGACACGCTCTTCGCCAACCAGTATCTCGCCTACGAGACGTTGTCGGACGGCATGAAGCGCATGCTGGAAGGCATGCGGGCGCTGCACAGCGACCGGCTGGTGACCGGCCCCGCCGCGGCAGCGAAGATCAACGCCGGTCGCTCGACCAAGACCCGCGACGACAGCGAGTGGCGCGAGACGATCACCGCACATCCCGTCGTGCGGACGCACCCGGAGACCGGCCGAAAGCTGCTCTTCGTCAACCGCTCCTACACGGTCGGCTTCGAGGACATGACCGAAGCCGAGAGCCGGCCGCTGCTCGACTTCCTGATGGAGCACGGCAACCAGCCGGAGATGACCTGCCGCTTCCGCTGGCGCCAGGGCTCGGTCGCCTTCTGGGACAACCGCGCGTGCAAGCACCTCGCGATCAACGACGCCGGTCAGTACCGCCGCGTCATGCGCCGCGTCCAGGTCGCGGGTGACGCGCCACGCTGA
- a CDS encoding fumarylacetoacetate hydrolase family protein, translating to MRADLVETLAELLLKARRERQPLDIPAGMAEPSLEEAYAVQDKVVAALGGNGGWKVGAASPTAEPRCAPLPAGLIFRGPARLPASEYGRLGIEAEVAFRVTTDLPPREKPYSRSEVMAAVGAVCAAIEVVDSRWRAWPQVAPGWAVADLSANGALIHGTGLSAWHEIDLSIQPIRLEIEGQPAADAIGGNAAGDPVRLMVWLANHASKRGAGLKVGDVVTTGSCTGMSFADAGSHIRVALRGIGEVEVRLER from the coding sequence ATGCGTGCGGATCTTGTGGAGACGCTGGCGGAACTGCTGCTGAAGGCGCGGCGCGAGCGGCAGCCGCTCGACATCCCCGCGGGCATGGCCGAACCCAGCCTGGAAGAAGCCTACGCCGTCCAGGACAAGGTCGTGGCGGCGCTGGGCGGCAACGGCGGCTGGAAGGTCGGCGCCGCGTCGCCCACCGCCGAGCCCCGCTGCGCACCGCTGCCGGCAGGCCTGATCTTCCGCGGCCCGGCACGACTGCCCGCGTCGGAGTACGGACGCCTGGGCATAGAGGCGGAGGTCGCCTTCCGCGTGACCACCGACCTGCCGCCGCGCGAGAAGCCCTACAGCCGCAGCGAGGTCATGGCGGCGGTCGGCGCGGTCTGCGCCGCGATCGAGGTGGTCGACAGCCGCTGGCGCGCCTGGCCGCAGGTGGCGCCGGGCTGGGCGGTCGCCGACCTGTCGGCGAACGGCGCCCTGATCCACGGGACCGGCCTCAGCGCATGGCACGAGATCGACCTGTCGATCCAGCCGATCAGACTGGAGATCGAGGGCCAGCCGGCGGCGGACGCCATCGGCGGCAACGCGGCGGGCGATCCGGTACGCCTGATGGTCTGGCTCGCCAATCACGCCTCGAAGCGGGGCGCCGGCCTGAAGGTCGGGGACGTGGTGACGACGGGGTCCTGCACCGGCATGAGCTTCGCCGACGCCGGCAGCCACATCCGCGTCGCGCTGCGCGGCATCGGCGAGGTCGAGGTGCGGCTGGAGCGGTAG
- a CDS encoding D-2-hydroxyacid dehydrogenase, producing MGHPRIVVLEGGSLPAPISLRRPEPPHDWVEYESSHECDLAERLAGAQVAVVNKVPMRRATLDRLPDLRMIAVSATGTDCVDLETCRARGITVSNVRGYAAHTVPEHTMALILALRRSLIGFVDDVRAGQWQKASQFCLFTHPVRDLHGSNIGIVGAGTIGRSVARMAEAFGMRVMFAGRKGDPSPGADRTPFEEMLATADVITLHCPLTAATRDLIAMPEFRAMRRRPVLVNTARGGLVNEADLIRALDEGLIAGAGFDVASPEPPPPDYPLLGLVDRPNFILTPHVAWASQEAAQIVADQTTANIEAFLRGRPVNDVAGVAAGG from the coding sequence ATGGGACACCCCCGCATCGTCGTGCTCGAAGGCGGATCCCTGCCGGCGCCGATCTCCCTCCGTCGTCCCGAACCGCCGCACGACTGGGTCGAGTACGAGAGTTCGCACGAGTGCGACTTGGCCGAGCGCCTCGCGGGCGCGCAGGTCGCCGTGGTGAACAAGGTTCCGATGCGCCGGGCGACGCTCGATCGGCTGCCGGACCTGCGCATGATCGCCGTCTCCGCCACGGGCACCGACTGCGTCGACCTCGAGACCTGCCGCGCCCGCGGCATCACCGTCTCTAATGTCCGCGGCTATGCGGCACACACGGTACCGGAACACACGATGGCGCTGATCCTGGCGCTGCGGCGCAGCCTGATCGGCTTCGTCGACGACGTGCGCGCCGGCCAGTGGCAGAAGGCGTCGCAGTTCTGCCTCTTCACGCATCCCGTCCGCGACCTGCACGGCAGCAATATCGGCATCGTCGGCGCCGGGACGATCGGCCGGTCCGTGGCGCGCATGGCCGAGGCGTTCGGTATGCGCGTCATGTTCGCGGGGCGGAAGGGCGATCCGTCGCCCGGCGCGGACCGCACGCCGTTCGAGGAGATGCTGGCGACCGCCGACGTGATCACCCTGCATTGCCCATTGACTGCGGCGACACGCGACCTGATCGCGATGCCCGAGTTCCGCGCCATGCGGCGCCGGCCGGTCCTGGTCAACACCGCGCGCGGCGGGCTGGTGAACGAGGCCGACCTGATCCGCGCTCTCGACGAGGGCCTGATCGCCGGTGCCGGCTTCGATGTTGCGTCGCCCGAGCCGCCGCCGCCCGACTACCCGCTACTCGGTCTCGTCGACCGGCCGAACTTCATCCTGACGCCGCACGTCGCCTGGGCCAGCCAGGAGGCGGCGCAGATCGTCGCCGACCAGACCACGGCCAATATCGAAGCCTTCCTGCGCGGCCGTCCGGTCAACGACGTGGCGGGCGTCGCCGCCGGTGGGTGA
- a CDS encoding phosphotransferase → MTSLARSAQEAPEDLRRALIRLGLLQSDARVPFVPLTGGVSSDIWRVDLPTGPVCIKRALSRLKVAAEWNAPVERNAFEADYFRVAGAAAPGSVPTLFGQDEESGSLVMAFLDPAGHPVWKAELHAGRADPVFAAMVADRLVRIHAATADDPMIAARFPTDAIFHAIRLEPYLLATARAHPDRADVLQAVAAETAATRRVLVHGDVSPKNILVGPDGPVILDAECAWYGDPAFDLAFCLNHLLLKCLWTPAAASGFLACFDTLATLYLGGVAWEAPAELERRAARLLPGLLLARVDGKSPVEYLTAEADRDRVRGVARALLGAPVGRLGAVRAAWSDMLTREGWTL, encoded by the coding sequence GTGACGTCGCTCGCCCGATCGGCGCAGGAGGCGCCGGAGGATCTGCGCCGTGCCCTGATCCGCCTCGGCCTGCTGCAGTCCGATGCCCGGGTCCCCTTCGTCCCGCTGACCGGCGGCGTGTCGTCGGATATCTGGCGTGTCGACCTTCCCACCGGTCCGGTCTGCATCAAGCGCGCGCTGTCGCGCCTGAAGGTCGCCGCCGAATGGAACGCGCCGGTCGAGCGCAACGCCTTCGAGGCGGACTATTTTCGCGTCGCGGGGGCGGCCGCTCCGGGATCGGTGCCGACACTGTTCGGCCAGGACGAGGAAAGCGGTTCGCTCGTCATGGCGTTTCTCGATCCGGCCGGTCACCCGGTCTGGAAGGCGGAACTGCACGCCGGCCGTGCCGATCCGGTCTTCGCGGCGATGGTGGCGGACCGCCTGGTGCGGATCCACGCCGCCACCGCCGACGATCCGATGATCGCGGCGCGCTTCCCGACCGATGCCATCTTCCATGCCATCCGGCTCGAGCCCTATCTGCTCGCCACCGCGCGTGCCCATCCCGACAGGGCCGACGTGCTGCAGGCGGTGGCGGCGGAGACTGCGGCGACCCGTCGCGTCCTGGTGCATGGCGACGTCAGCCCAAAGAACATCCTGGTCGGCCCGGACGGACCGGTGATCCTCGACGCCGAATGCGCCTGGTACGGTGACCCCGCTTTCGACCTCGCTTTCTGCCTCAACCACCTGCTGCTGAAATGCCTGTGGACGCCGGCCGCCGCTTCCGGCTTCCTCGCCTGCTTCGACACCCTCGCCACGCTTTATCTCGGCGGCGTCGCCTGGGAAGCACCGGCCGAACTCGAGCGTCGCGCCGCCCGCCTGTTGCCGGGTCTGCTCCTGGCACGCGTGGACGGGAAGTCGCCGGTCGAGTATCTCACCGCCGAGGCCGACAGGGACCGCGTGCGCGGCGTAGCCCGCGCGCTCCTCGGCGCCCCTGTGGGCCGGCTGGGCGCGGTGCGTGCCGCCTGGTCCGACATGCTGACGCGGGAAGGATGGACGCTTTGA